The Anas acuta chromosome 33, bAnaAcu1.1, whole genome shotgun sequence DNA segment gatggatggatggatggatggatggatggatggatggatggatggatggatggatggatggatggatggatggatggttgGAGGAGAAGATGGGTGGTTGGATGGAGAGACACCAGGCTGgctggatggatggatggaggagAAGATGGAGGAGAAGATGGTTGGATGGATggttggatggatggatggatgagaAAATGGATGGTTGGATGAGAAGTTGGTTGGAGGAGAAGATGGATGTTTGTTTGGAGAGACACCAGGCTTGATGGATGGTTGGATGAATGGATGGATGAGAAGATGGAGGAGAAGATGGTTGGATGagaagatggatggatggatggatggttgGAGGAGAAGATggttggatggatggatggttgGATGGAGAGACACCAGGCTTGATGGATGGTTGGATGAATGGATGGATGAGAAGATAGAGGAGAAAATAGTTGGATGGATGGAGGAGAAGATGGAGGAGAAGATGGTTAGATGagaagatggatggatgggtgggtggATGAGAAGATGGATGAGAAGATGGGTGGATGGTTGGTTGGATGGGttgatggatggatggagatggAGGAGAAGATGGATGGTTGGTTGGAtgggtgggtggatggatggatgagaagatggatggatggaggagaagatggatggatgggtggatggatggatggaggagaagatggaggagaagatggatgggtggatggtTGGATGGGttgatggatggatggagatggATGAGAAGACGGATGGTTGGAGGAGAAGATGGAGGAGAAGATGGTTGGATGGTTGGATGAGAGATTGGTTGGATGAGAAGATGGATGTTTGGTTGGAGAGACACCAGGCTTGATGGATGAGAAGATGGGTGGATGGTTGATGGTTGGATGGGttgatggatggatggagatggAGGAGAAGATGGATGGTTGGttggatggatgggtggatgaGAAGATGGGTGGTTGGTTGGAGAGACACCAGGCTTGATGGATGAGAAGATGGGTGGATGGTTGGATGGAAGGAGGGACACCAAACTTGATggttggatggatggatggatggatgagaAGATGGTTGGATGAGAaaatggatggatgggtggttGGGTGGTTGGATGGATGAGAAGATGTTTGGATGGATGGAGAGACACCAGCCATGATCCTTGGGTGGCTGGTTGGTCGAGGTGGGACATCCACCTTCTCACCCATCTTCTTCTCATCCATCCATCATCTTCTCATTGGCCAGATCAGATCAGACCGATTGGTCGGCTGGATGGTTAGAAGATGGGtcagatggatggatggatgggtggagaTGTTCTGGAGATGTTTGGGGACATCTGGGAGTggttggatggatggatgagGAGATGATGGGTGGATGAGAAGATGATGGACAGATGAGGAGATGGTGGATGGATGAGAAGATGATGGATGGAAGCTCTTGAGGAGGACAGATGGACAATCGGGTGGGATGGACAGTTGGTCGGATGGACTTTTGGATGTCGGTGGAGATGCCACAAGGGTTGGTGGACTCATGGTTGGGTTGGGTGGAGGCTGTGGTGGACGGATGGGTGAGGAGGTGGTGGATGGAGAGGTTCTGGAGGTGGTTTGGAAGATCTGGGTGGTTGGATGAGGAGATGGTGGGTGGATGGATGAGATGGATGAGAACATGGTTGGATGGATGAGAGGATGGATGAGAAGACGGATGATTGGACGAGATGATGGTTGGATGGATGAGATTGATGGTTGGTTGGATGAGATGATGGTTGGATGAGGAGAAGATGATGGTTGGATGGATGAGAAGATGGTTGGACGAGATGATGGATGAttggatgaggagatggatggatggatgagaAGATGATGGTTGAATGGATGAGGAGATGATGGATGAATGATGAGATGATGGTTGGATGGAGGAGAAGATGGTTGGATGAGGAGAAGATGATGATTGGACGAGAAGATGATGGTTGGATGGATGAGAAGATGGTCGGATGAGATGATGGGTGGATGGATGAGAAGATGATGGTTGGATGAGAAGTTGGTTGGatggatgaggagatggatgaggagatGGTTGGACGGACAAGAAGATGGTTGGTTGGATGAGGAGATGGTTGGATGGATGAGAAGATGATGGTTGGATGATGAGAAGATGGTTGATTGGACAAGTTGATGGATGATTGGACAAGATGATGGTTGGATGGATGAgatgatggatggatggatggacaaTTGGATGGATGAGAAGATGATGGTTGGATGGGAAGATGGTTGGATGGACAAGATGATGGTTGGATGGACAAGATGATGGTTGGATGGATGAGATGATGGATGAGGAGATGGTTGGATGAGGAGATGATGGTTGGATGGACAAGACGATGGTTAGATGATTGGATGAGGAGATGATGGTTGGATGAGAAGATGATGGGTGGgtggatgaggagatggatgaggagatGGTTGGATGGATGAgatgatggatggatggatggatgagaAGATGATGGTTGGATGGACAAGAAGATGGTTGGATGGATGAAGATGATGGATGATTGGATGAGAAGATGATGGTTGGATGAGGACATGATGGTTGGATGGATGAGAAGATGGTTGGATGAGATGATGGTTGGAAGAGGAGAAGATGATGGTTGGATGGACGAGAAGATGATGGTTGGATGAGGAGATGATGGATGAGGAGATGGTTGGATGAGAAGATTGATGGATGGATGAGAAGATGGATGATTGGGTGAGGAGATGGTTGGATGAGGAGATGATGGTTGGATGGACGAGAAGATGGATGAGAAGTTGGTTGGGTAGACGAGAAGATGATGGTTGGTTGGATGAGAAGAAGGTTGGATGGACAAGAAGATGGATGAGGAGATGATTGGATGAGGAGATGGTTGGACGTACGAGAAGATGGCTGCTTGACCACCCACCCAACCCCACCCCTACCCCAACCCCTCAATCCCCCCTGGAGACACGGTGGGACCCAACCCCCCcgtgaccccaccacctccatCGTGTCTTCTTCTCCCCCCCTATCCCACCAGAGCTGGACATCTCCACCGCCCTCTGCCCGGACGCCGGCGACCAAGAACTGGACGGGCTCTGGGCCACCATCGCCGTCTTCATcaccctcttcctcctcagcgTCTGCTACAGCGCCACCGTCACCTTCTTCAAGGTGGGCTTCCGTAAccacgtcccccccccccccaacgcCGCTATGGGGTGGCCGTgacccccccggtgtccccctcCCAGGTCAAGCCACCATCACCTTCTTCAAGGTGGGCTTCCATAACCACGTCCCccccctggtgtcccccccccaggtcaAGCCACCGTCACCTTCTTCAAGGTGGGCTTCCGTAAccacgtccccccccccagtgctgcTATGGGGCAGCCGTgacccccccggtgtccccgttttgtccccatgtccccctccACCGTCATCTTCTTCAAGGTGGGCTTCCGTAACCacgtcccccccccaaaaacaccGCTATGGGGCGGCCGTgacccccccggtgtccccattTTGTCCCCGTtttgtccccgtgtccccctccACCATCAGCTTCTTCAAGGTGGGCTTCCATAACCACGTCCCCCCCCAACACCGCTATGGGGCGGCCGTGACCCCCCCGATGTCCCCGTTTTGTCCCCTTTTGTCCCCgttttgtgtccccccccccaggtcaaGCCACCATCACCTTCTTCAAGGTGGGCTTCCATAACCAcgtcccccaccccaaaaacaccGCTATGGGGCAGCCGCTATGGGGTGGCCGCTATGGGGCGGCCGCTATGGGGCGGCCGCTATGGGGCGGCCGTgacccccccggtgtcccctttttgtccccccccccaggtcaaGTGGCTCTTCTCCACCGTCCTGCAGCTGAAGAGCGCCGGCGGCCCCTACCGCAACGTCCTGAAGGAGGCGGCGTGAGCGGCCCCAAAACGGCCGCTTTTGGCCCCAAAACGGCAAAGCAAAAGAAGGCGGCGGGGGGAGGACGGGAGAGGGGATGGATCCGCGATTCGTGATTGGGGTGGGGGTcggggggggtgtggggtggtgTGGGGTGTTATGGGGTGTTGTGGGGTGCTATGGGGTGATGTGGGGTGCTATAGGGCACTATGGGGCactatggggcgctatggggtgGAATGGGGAAATATGGGGTGCAGAGGGGTGCTatggggtgctatggggtgctatggggtgATGTGGGGTGCAGAGGGGTGCTATAGGGCACTATGGGGTGCTATGGGGTTAggtggggcgctatggggcactGTGGGGCGCTATAGGGCACAATGGGGCACTATGGGGCACAGTATGGGGTACAGTGGGGTGTAATGGAGCACtatggggtgctgtggggtgatgtggggtgctatggggcgcTGTGAGGCGCTATAGGGCGCTATGGGGTGCAATGGGGCACAGTGGGGTTTAAAGGGGTGCAATGGGGTACtatggggtgctgtggggcgctatggggtgTTGTGGGGTGCAATAGGGCACTATGGGGCACtatggggtgctgtggggcacaATATGGGGCACAAAGAGGTGCAGTGGGACTCTATGGGGCACAGTGGGGTGTAATGGGGCACTATGGGGTGCAGAGGGGTGCTATAGGGCACaatggggtgctatggggcgcTGTGAGGCGCTATAGGGCAAtatggggtgctatggggcacaGTGGGGTTTAAAGGGGTGCAATAGGGCACAGTGGGGTGCagtggggcgctatggggtgAAGAGGGGTGCTATAGGGCACAAAGGGGCACTATGGGGCACAGTGGGGTGTAATGGGGTGCAATGGGGCACtatggggtgctgtggggcactatggggcgctatggggtgctatggggcgctatggggtgCTCTGTGGGGCACAATGGGGCGCAGTAGGGCAAAATATGGGGCACAAAGGgccgtggggcagggggggaagctatggggcaggaggtcgctatggggcagggggtcGCTATGGGGCAGGAGTCCCCTATGGGGCAGGGATCGCCCCATAACAAAccggccgccaggtctacccatAGAAAAAATCTGGCTGCCAGGTCTACCCATAGCACCACCTGTTTGGTGCTTTTCCCCCTAAAATCTCCAAATTTAGTGCAAACCGCCCAAATCCAACCCCCACCGCGTCTGCACGACCGCCTCAATTTTTAGGCCAAATGTGGCctaaaaatctctctctttgctCCTCATTTTTTCACCGTTTTCTACCAGTTGCAAAAGATATGGCTAAATTTGTAAAAAtcgctattttttttttcctcgttaACCCCAAAACTTTGggtattttcttgcattttatcCCCGGAATCTTCCCTTTCACCTCAGAAACGCACGTTTttaggggaataaaaaaaatgcattttatgtcCAAAAAGTACTTCttatagaagaaaaatcattttatggTAACGTGAAATGTTTTATGGTGAAAAACACCAATTTATGgcaaataaactttttttttttatggcaaaaatatagaaacattttatagcaaaaaaaatgttatatggaaaaatattttatgggaaaaaaatgattaaaaaagacaaaacccacgattctatgataaaaaaatgccattttacagcaaaaatagtcatttttttcccaaaataagtcatttttatggaaaaaaaaatactattttatggCATAACGAATGAAGATTTTAGGACAAAAGAATCCGTATATggaaaaaaggtaattttatgACAAAAAGGgcattttatggaaaaaaaaaaatttgtagccaaaaaaaaagcattttatggtaaaaaatatatattttttggcaAAAGCCAccatattcttcatttttaatcacatttataggaattaaaaatacaaaccagCTTGAAACCCAATTTCTTGGTGGATGCAAAATGCCCTGTttgccctctttttttccccaaaacacctCCCCCGCCACCGAAAACCACCAGTTTTAGCTTTTTATGCAAAAAGCCCTTTTCCGCCTCGTTTCGCCTGGCTGCTTTTGTGCAAACAAGCGAGCCGCTGGCCCCAAAAGTTTCGATTCGCGGCCCCAAATTAAAACCCTTGGCACCACCCAGGTGGAAAATCCCCAAAGGGCCGGGTTTTGCCCCAAAAAGGAgctgcggggcgggggcgcCCCCAAGCGGCCAAGAATTGGGCAGAAAGGACTCAAAATAACAATTTCGGCTCAATTTGGATCAAATCATcgattttttttaatcaaagtatCCAAAAAGCATCAAATCACCCCGAAACGGCGGAGCGACGTGATTGGTCACCCATGGCAAGGAAGCCCCGCCTCCTCTGCACCGTGATTGGTCACccattttgggggggttttggggaaggATGGGTGAAAAAAGGGAAATCCCACTTTTTGGGAGGGAATTGGATCAAAATGTAAAAtcccgcttttttttttttttctttttttaggtGGAAATGGGTCAAAACCTAAAATCTCAATTTTTTGGGGGTGGAAACGGGATATTGAAGTCCGATTTTTAGGGATTTTGGAAAGTTGTGGTATTCTGAGGAGGAATTGGGTCAAAAAAGTGCAATTCCAGTTTTGGGGGATTTGGAATGGGACAATGAAACCCAAAATTCCACTCCTTTAGGGCGGAAATGGGAAATTGAAACCCAAAATTCCACCCCTTTAGGGCAGAAATGGGAAATTCAAACCCAAAATTCCACTCCTTTAGGGCGGAAATGGGACATTGAACCCCAAATCCCGATTTTTTTAGGTGGGAATGGGACGCTGAGGTCCCGTTTTTGGGAAATTGTAGTATTTCGTGGAGGAATTGGGTCAAAAAAGTGAAATTCCAGTTTTGGGGAATTTGGGATGGGACAATGAAACCCAAAATTCCACTCCTTTAGGGCGGAAATGGGAAATTCAAACCCAAAATTCCACTCTTTTAGGGCAGAAATGGGAAATTGAAACCCAAAATTCCACTCCTTTAGGATGGAAATGGGAAATTCAAACCCAAAATTCCACTCTTTTAGGGTGGAAATGGGAACTTGAAACCCAAAATTCCACTCCTTTAGGGCGGAAATGGGACATTGAAACCCCAAATCCCGATTTTTTTAGGTGGGAATGGGACGCTGAAGTCCCTTTTTTTTGGAAGTTGTAGTATTTTGAGGAGGAATTGGGTCAAAAAGggaaatttcagaaatttcattttggaGGGATTTGGGATGGGACAACGAAACCCAAAATCCCATTATTTTGGGGTGGaaatatgtcaaaaaaaaaaaaaaatcgatttTTTGGAGCGGGAACGGGGCACGAAACCGTTAAAAAATCTCTATTTTGAGCGGGAAacgggtaaaaaaaaaaaaaacttcaattttttgaaagggaggggggaaggggtCAGGGTTCTGAAcccgctctttttttttttggggtgaaaacaGCGGGTTTTGGctaatttcagaaaatcatgGCTTTGGGCTCCCCCCGGGGCTTGCGGAGCTTCTCCATGTTCTTCTGCAGGACGTCGAGGAGCACGgcctgtggggtggggggggggacacaaagggggttatggggtcggtTTTGGGGTCAGGATGGGGGTTTTAGGGTCGGGGACCCCAAAACTCACGTAGAGGTCCCGGAGCTCCGTCAGGGCCAGGCGCGTCGCCCCCAATTCGGCCGCGTCCAGGGCGTGGACCAGGGCCCGGTAATCCAACTGGGGGGTAATGGGGGCAGTGGGAGACCCCCGGGGACCCCAAAAGATCCCATAGACCCCAATAGATCCCAAaagaccccatagaccccaatAGACCCCATAGAACCCAATGAACCCCCATAGACCCCAAAGACCCCGATGtgaccccaaaaaccccaatgtgaccccaaaaaccccaaaagaccccaatgtgaccccaaaaaccccaataGACCCCAACAGAACCCATAGACCCCAATgtgaccccatagaccccaaaagaccccaatgtgaccccaaaaaccccaatagaccccaaaagaccccaatAGACCCCAACAGACCCCAAAAGATCCCAATGtgaccccaaaaaccccaataGACCCCAATagaccccaaagaccccaaaagacccccaatggaccccaatgtcccccatGAACCCCCATGGGACCCATAGACCCCAATGTGACCCTAAAGACCCCAATAGACCCCAATGgaccccatggacccccataGACCCCAAcagaccccatagaccccaatAGACCCCAAAGACCCAAAAGACCCCAGTAGACCCCATTGtcccccatggacccccatgggaccccatagaccccaatagaccccaaagaccccaaaagaccccaaaagaccccaatAGACCCCAATGAGCCCCCATAGACTCCATAGACCCCAATagaccccaaagaccccaatgtgaccccaaaaaccccaataGACCCCATTGGACCCTAAAAGACCCCAATgtgaccccatagaccccaaagaccccaatgtgaccccatagaccccatagaccccaaaagaccctaATGTgacccccaaaatccccaatGAGCCCCCATAGACCCCAATagaccccaaagaccccaaTAGACCCCAAAAACCCTAAAAGACCCCAATgtgaccccatagaccccctAGACCCCAATgtgaccccatagaccccaaaagaccccaaggtgaccccaaaaaccccaataGACCCCAACAGACCCCATAGACCCAATGTGACCCCATAGACCCTAAAAGACCCAAGGtgaccccaaaaaccccaataGACCCCAACCAGACCCCAAAAACCCAATAGACCCAAcagaccccatagaccccaaaagaccccaatgtgaccccaaaaaccccaataGACCCCAATagaccccaaagaccccaaTGTGGCCCTAAAGACCCCATTGGACCCCATGGACCCCAAAAAAACCCCATGGGACCCCATAAACCCCAATAGACCCCAATAGACCCCAATGGACCCCAAAAAACAAAGTGACCCAAAGACCCCAAAATAACCCAAAGTGCCCCCATGGACCCCAATAGACCCCATTGTACTCCACTAAGaccccaaagtgcccccaaatgaccccaaaagtgcccccatggACCCCAATATGACCCCAATGAGCCTCCAGGGACCCCAAGGCGATCAATCAACCCCAAATGCGTCAAACAGACCCCAAATAACCccaaattcaccccaaaattcCCCAGATCCCAATACACCCCTACagaccccaaaaaccccaaaacaccccaaattCACCCCAAATTTCTCACCACGTGGGGGTTTTTGGCCGCCTTGGACACGGCGTCACCCCGCTCCGACAGGTAcctggaggttttggggtgagaTCGGGGGATTTAGGGTCACGGGATTTGGGGTCggaggggggaccccaaaaaaaaccccaaaaactCACTTGGGGAGGCGGCCCTGAAGCCCCTCGAGTTGGGTGCGGGATGCGGTCAGCAGCTCCAGGACCTTCTCCtatttttggggaaaattcGGGGGGTTTTGGGTGTCTTGGGGAGTTTGGGGGGTtttaggggatttgggggaggatttggggggatttgggagagtttaggggatttgggggggaaaCGGGAGAGTTTGGGGGATTTAGGGGAGGATGTGGAAGGAttggggggaatttggggggatttgggggatttagGAGGGAtttaggggatttgggggggatttgggggaaatttggagggatttgggggaattggagggatttgggggaatttggggggatttgggggaatttGGAGGGATTtgggaggatttggggggattttggtagtttggggtggatttggggggaaaatgggaaggatttgggggatttaggagggatttgggggattttggagggatttgggggaatTTGAGGATTTGGGAGAATTTGGGGTGatttgggggaatttgggggatttggggggatttggggggattttaGTAGtttggggtggatttgggggaAACGGGAAGGATTTGGGGAATCTGAGGGtgatttgggggggattttgggtCCCCGGGGGAAAATTGGGGAAAATaatggggatttggggttcCTGGGAATTCCTGGGGTGAAATTGGGGCGAATAACGAGGATTTTGGGGTCCCCCGGGTGGGATTTGGGCGAGTCCGGGCGGGATTTGGTGTGAAACCGGGGGAATTTGGATTAAATTAATTTGGGCCGCTTGGCTGAAAACcaggaggggatttggggttaaAAAGGGCGGATTTGGGATTTTGGGGCAAAAAAGCgggattttggggtcccccccccttttttacCTGCACGGCCACCCCGAAATTGTCCCGTCCTCGATGCGGGgcacctgcagctgcagccagagcgCCACCTGCCCCCAAAATCCccctttttcaccccaaaacttTACCCTCTTAAACCACGCCCCTCCataagccccgccccctttgACCTCCCTTAACCCctccaggccccgccccctttcccttaagccccgcccctTCCCCTAAGCCCCACCCCCCTTTAGGCCCCGCCCCTccctaagccccgcccccttgCCCTCCCTTAACCCCCTCCAGGCCCCGCCCACCGCCCCCAAACCCCGCCCCCTTTATGGCCACGCCCcctttaagccccgccccctccccctaagccccgccccctcgccTGGGCCACGTGGTTCCGGGCTTCGGCCAATCGGGGGCGGCAGCGCTCCAATAGGGCCAGCAGGGCCGGGTGGCTCCCGATTGGTGGGCaagggggggctgggggggcacgtGACCCCCTTAGCCACGCCCCCTATGACCATatatggggtggggggcggggATAACCCACGGGGACCCATAAGTGCCCCATGGGACCCATAAGTGCCCCATAAGTGCCCATAAGTGACCCATAGGGACCCATAAGTGCCCATAAGTGCCCCATAAGTGACCCATAAGTGCCCCATAAGTGACCCATAGCGACCCATAAGTGCCCCATAAGTGCCCCATAAGTGACCCATAAGTGCCCCATAAGTGCCCCATAAGTGCCCCATAAGTGCCCCATAGGGACCCATAAGTGCCCCATAAGTGCCCCATAACTGCCCCATAAGTGCCCCATAAGTGCCCCATAAGTGCCGTCCCATAAGTGCCCCATAACTGCCCCATAAGTGCCCCATAAGTGCCCATAAGTGACCATAAGTGCCCCATAAGTGCCCATAAGTGCCCCATAAGTGCCCAATAAGTGCCCCATAACTGCCCCATAACCGCCCCTGGACCCATAAGTGCCCCATAAGTGCCCCATAACTGCCCCATAACtgccccataaccaccccctGGGACCCATAAGTACCCCCCGGGACCCATAACCACCCCTGGAACCCATAAGTACCCCTAGGACTCTTAAGTACCCCTAGGACTCATAACTACCCCCTGGGACCCATAAGTACCCCCTGGGACCCATAAGTGCCCCATAAGTGCCCCATAAGTGCCCCATAACtgccccataaccaccccctGGGACCCATAAGTACCCCTGGGACCCATAAGTGCCCCATAAGTGCCCCATAAGTGCCCCATAAGTGACCCATAGTGACCATAAGTGCCCCATAAGTGCCCATAAACTGCCCCATAACCGCCCCCTGGGACCCATAAGTGCCCCATAACtgccccataaccaccccctGGGACCCATAAGTACCCCTGGGACCCATAAGTGCCCCATAAGTGCCCCATAAGTGACCCATAAGTGACCCATAAGTGACCCATGGGACCCATAAGTGCCCCATAAGtgccccataaccaccccctGGGACCCATAAGtaccccatagggacccataACCACCCCTGGGACCCATAACTACCCCATGGGACCCATAAGTGCCCCATAAGTGCCCCATAACtgccccataaccaccccctGGGACCCATAACTACCCCATGGGACCCATAAGTGCCCCATAAGTGCCCATAACTGCCCCATAACTGCCCCCTGGGACCCATAAGTACCCCCTGGGACCCATAAGTACCCCCTGAGACCCATAACTGCCCCATAACTGCCCCATAACCACCCCTGGGACCCATAAGTACCCCCTGGgacccataaccaccccatgGGACCCATAACTACCCTCTTGGACCCATAAGTACTCCATGGGACCCATAAGTACCCCCCCCGGGACCATAACTACCCCCTGGGACCCATAAGTGCCCCATAAGTGCCCCATAAGTGCCCCATAACCGCCCCCTGGGACCCATAAGTGCCCCATAACTGCCCCATAACCGCCCCCTGGGACCCATAAGTGCCCCATAACTgcccataaccaccccatagggacccataAGTACCCATAGGGACCCATAACTACCCCATGGGACCCATAACCACCCCTGGGACCCATAAGTACCCCCTGGGACCCATAACTACCCCCTGGGACCCATAAGTACCCCATAAGTGCCCCATAACTGCCCCATAACCGCCCCCTGGGACCCATAAGTGCCCCATAAGTGCCCCATAACtgccccataaccaccccctGGGACCCATAAGTGCCCCATGGGACCCATAACCACCCCTGGGACCCCTAAGTACCCCCTGGGACCCATAAGTACCCCATAGGACCCATAAGTGCCCCATGAACTGCCCCATAAGtgccccataaccaccccctGGGACCCATAAGTATCCCCATGGGACCATAAGtaccccatagggacccataACCACCCCCTGGGACCCATAAGTGCCCTATAAGTGCCCCATaactgccccatagcgccccacaaCCACCCCATGGGACCCCCAACCTCTGCCCCACactcaccctcctcctcctcgtccttctccttcttcttctttttctatggggcaggggtggggggtgaGAAGGGGGCACttgggggtcccagccccacacttGGGGGTCCCGGACCCACATTTTGGGGTCCCGGCCCCACACTTGGGGGTCCCGGCCCCACACTTGGGGGTCCTCACCTGGGCCGGGTCTGGCAGGGGAATTTCCAGCGGCGCCCGCAGCTCCTCCGGCCCCATAGCGAAGATGGGGTCCTGGGGGCAGCCCCATAGCgaacccccagccccatagcgcccccccagccccatagcgacccccccggccccatagcgacccccctgccccatagcgacTCACCCAGCCCCATAGCgaccccccggccccatagagaccccctCAGCCCCATAGCGACCCCCCCAGCCCATAGcgaccccccagccccatagagacccgcccagccccatagagaccccctCGGCCCATAGcaaccccccagccccatagagaccccccagccccatagcgaCCCCCTcgccccatagagacccccagccccatagcgaAACCCCAGCCCCATAGCGACACCCCCAGACCCATAGAGACCCCCAGACCCATAGcgacccccagccccatagcgaCCCCTCAGCCCCATAGcgcccccctcagccccatagagaccctccccagccccatagcgacccccccgaccccatagtgaccccccggccccatagcgACCCCCTCAGCCCCATAGCGACCCCTCAGCCAATAGCGAAACCCCAGTCCCATAGCGCCCCCCACAACCCCATagcgccccccggccccatatCGACCCCCCAGACCCATAGcgaccccccagccccatagcaaCCCCCCATCCCCATAGCGGCCCTCCAGCCCCATAGcaaccccccagccccatagcgccccccca contains these protein-coding regions:
- the PSME1 gene encoding LOW QUALITY PROTEIN: proteasome activator complex subunit 1 (The sequence of the model RefSeq protein was modified relative to this genomic sequence to represent the inferred CDS: inserted 1 base in 1 codon), producing MGPEELRAPLEIPLPDPAQKKKKKEKDEEEEAPPCPPIGSHPALLALLERCRPRLAEARNHVAQVALWLQLQVPRIEDGXNFGVAVQEKVLELLTASRTQLEGLQGRLPKYLSERGDAVSKAAKNPHVLDYRALVHALDAAELGATRLALTELRDLYAVLLDVLQKNMEKLRKPRGEPKAMIF